Within Scomber scombrus chromosome 12, fScoSco1.1, whole genome shotgun sequence, the genomic segment TTTAGATAGAAAAACCACAGGAAGACATTGGTTATTAATAAACCATGATGcagaaatgaaatgtcaaatacaGGTCACAGTGGATATATTCTGCACACTGACTGGATGCAgaggacagaaaacagacatCAGCATACAGAAATCATTCAGGTTGTGGTCCTGCAGCTTTCAAAGGTACATTAACTACATTTATCACTTTATTGTTGATTAACAGACAAGTTCAGAGGTATTGGTACATGTAGAAATTTAATACAAGAAAACTGAAACAGTCATTAAAATCAAGATGcagtttttttgtatgtaatgCTTAATATTTTGGGGTCGCTGTATATATACTCTCTTTGCCTCTttgcgggtgtgtgtgtgtgtgtgtgtgtgtgtattcctctTCATAACCTCATAGGTCTATGAACAATAGAGGAACTGTACAGCAACAACATGTTACAGAACAACAGCTATGATGAAAGGGGTGTAATTGAGCTCACAATTGAACTACGTATTGTGTGTTGGATCATGATCATAATCTGTCCTCCTTTGATCAAACTGGCCATCTACTATCTGTATTCTCTGGTGTGTACATTATTCcagatatttttaattttgtgtgtCAGTGAAGGATCTTAATAGATTTTGGGGTGAAAGGACTTggctggcaattttctatatttttcgtATTTTggcaaatctcatgtgcagagccaaatcAACACCAAGACATTATTgtgcaaaaacaataaatggaattaatcaaataattcCAAGATGTTGCCCAGCCTTAGTTACAGGTGTATGTTTATACATGTAACCTGGCCATGTCCTAGATTATATTCTCTTAAAATGATTGAACTTgtggaaacacacactgctttacattttgttttgtggaATGTGGGGAAAATGATCACTTAGCTGGAAATTGACAGTGATGGCTGTAACCAAAAGCCCAGTGGGGAAGtcaaaataagaaaagtaaGAGAAAGAatacttcctttttttaaaaaaggcgTATTTGCAGTAAGGAGGCTTTCTGCACTCTCTTTGATGTCTCGAGACTGAGCCTGTGAAGGAGCTGGACTTTTACATGTGTGAGGCTCTGGCTGcctttacatttattcaagctcatggtagacaggtagacaagAGATAAggcatattttttaaagctgcttttcattcttcttcttttcacatTCTAGGAAATTGTGATTATGTAACACCCtaaaattaagattaaaacGGAAGAAAAAGTGTTGCAAGCATGAAGCTCTgaagacacactcacacatttttctttcactcaTATACGTACATATTGTTTCTAAATATGATTAACAGATTAAACTCTTTTTATTAAGgattttaatatgaacatcaCCAGCTGCTTCAGTAAACaggatcatttaaaaaagagatgttTGACCAGTTCAGAGGTACATGTAGAAATTTAGGACAAGAAAACTGAAACAGCCATTAAGATGAATATACAGTTTTAcgcatttttttgtatgtaatgCTTAATGTTTTGGGGTTGCTGTATGTATACTCTACAGTCTTTgcgtgtatttatgtgtgtgtgtgtgtgtgtgtgtgtgtgtgtgtgtgtgtatttctcttTATAACCTCAGAGGTCTATGAAGAATGGAGGAACAGTACAGCAACAACACGTTACAGAATAGCTACTTTACCTATTTAATCTATTGATTTTAtagtccatccatccatccatcttctgcCGCATATctggggtcgggtcgcgggggcagcagcctaagcagggaaagctcagacttccctctccccagccacttcgtccagctcttcccgggggatcccgaggcgttcccaggccagccgagagacatagtctctccagtgtgtcctgggtcttccccggggtctcctaccggtgggacgtgccctgaacacctcaccagggaggcgtccaggaggcatcctaactagatgccccaaccacctcatctggctcctctcaacgcggaggagcagcaggtctactccgagctcctcccggatgaccaagcttctcaccctatctctaagggagagcccagccaccctacggaggaagctcatttcggccgcttgcaCCCGCGATcttgttctttcggtcactacccaaagctcatgaccataggtgagggtaggaacaaCGAttgactggtaaatcgagagctgtGCCTTTCGGCTCaactctctcttcaccacgacggatctgtgcagagtctgcattactgcagacgctgCAGTGATCCGTCTGTCGATCTcacgctccatccttccctcacacATGAACAAGACCTTGAGGTACTTGAACTCATCCACTTGGGCAGGATTTCATCCCTGACCCGGacagtgcactccacccttttccggctgaggaccatggactcggatttgaaagtgctgattctcatcctggccgcttcacactcgatggcgaaccgatccagtgagagttggaggtcacagtccgatgaagccaacaggaccacatcatctgcaaaaagcagtgacccaatcctgaggtcaccaaaccggaccccCTCAACACCTataaatcctgtccataaagattatgaacagaatcggtgacaaagggcagccctggcggagtccaacccttaccggaaacgagtccgactttcTTCCGGCAacgcggaccaagctctgaaaCCGGTTGTAAagggaacggacggcccgtATCAGGGGGTGCGATACCCCATACTCCTGGAGAGTTCTTATAGTCTTTTTTATACATTACTATGTCTTTTATCTTGTATTGTGAAGAACTTTGTAATGTCTGATCTGGAAAGGTGCTATTTAAATTAACTCTGCTCAATTGATTACACTATGTTCATGCTTGCTTGacttgtttttccctttttgttggATGCTATGTGCACATAGATAAGCTTACTTAGTAAAACCAAACTGCCTTTTCATAGAAAAACCACAGGAAGACATTGGCTATTAAGAAACCATGATGCAGAAGTGCATGTCATCTGTCGACATACACCAAACACACAGTGGATATATTCTGCACACTGACTGGATGCAgaggacagaaaacagacatCAGCATACAGAAGTCATTCAGGTTGTGGTCCTGCAGCTTTCAAAGGTACATTAACTACATTTATCACTTTCTTATTGATTAACAGACAGTTCAGAGGTATTGGTACATGTAGAAATTTAGGACAAGAAAATTGAAAGAGTCATTAAGATGAATATGCAGTTTTAcgcatttttttgtatgtaatgtttaatgttttgggGTTGCTGTATATATACTCTACAGTCTTTGCGTGTATttatatgggtgtgtgtgtgtgtgtgtatttctcttTATAACCTTATAAGTCTATGAAGAATGGAGGAACAGTACAGCAACAACATGTTACAGAACAACAGCTCTCATGGTAGGGATGTATTTGAGCTACCGATTCGACTACGTATTGAGTGTTGGATCGTCATCGTCATCGGTCTTCCTTTGATCATACTGGCCATCTACTATCTATATTCTCTGGTGCGTACATTATACcagatatttatgtttttgtctgtcagTGAAGGATCTTAATAAATTTTGGGGTTCAAATATTTggctggcaattttctatattcttattttcagcaaATGTGCAGAGCTAATCAGCAATGAATTGATCCCACTTATCAGTGTTGTGCGTGTTTCTAACGCCTGATATATCTTCCTCTGTGCAGTAGACCTCTGCTGTTGCCAAAAACTATTAAGAACATGAACAGCCACACAGGGTGACATGTTCTTTTGTTCCTGGTTATTGTAACTTATTTAGGATCAAGATAAATCAGATTTggatacatgcacacatgcttggtggtttggctctgcacatgacatttgttgacaaagaagaaataagaaaaatgtacaaaaaatacTGGTCAAGTCCTTTTAAGGCAGGTGTTAAAGGTAggtgtatttaataaataattaaaataactgttagttgcaAATGTAATTGTAAAGGTTCCCTTTAATATAGGGATCAATCAGTAGTCTTTAATGATCAGGGGTTTTCATTAGGTTTTTATAGtatttagtattattatttagtaGTATTGTTAGGACTGATATGGTTAGTTACCATCTGTGTTACTTTTTGACTTAAAACAACCTTTTGTTCATTTGTAATTTAGACATTATTGTGCAATCATctgaattaatcaaataatttcaAGATGTTGCCCAATCCTAGTTACAGGTGTATGTTTATACATGTAACCTGGCCATGTCCCAGATTATATTCTCTTAAATTGATTGAACTTgtggaaacacacactgctttacattttgttttgtggaGAACACAATATTCAGAGACATGACTAAGTTCAGAGCAGCATGTTTACGATTGAAGTGCTTTTTCTATTCATGTTCACCTGCAGGTACGTCATAATCACATTGCTCCAATCTACGTCATCAACCTCCTCATCTCTGACCTTATTCAGCTCTGTTGCATGGCCACAATGTTGGGAAAACCCAAGCTTGATTGGGTCAACATCATCGTGTCAATTCACCTCATTGGTGTAATGGCCAGTGTCGGCTTCATGGTCTGTATTTCCCTGGAAAGGTAACTATCTGTTTTCTTATTATGTGTATACTTGCTAGGGTTgtcactttttcaaaaatgtttgaaCAAAATTGCAACGACCtgcaattaatttattaatatgaatgttGCTGACACCAGACTGAGTGTGCTGAATAATATGCAGTCAAATGAGGTTGTACATTTGgtgctgctctgctcttctGTGTTGCCTCCACCTCCACTAACTCAGTGGATTGGTTAGCTAGCATGTTTTACAAGGTGGACTAATAGCCTTATCTTTGCCACACACAGCTCTTCAGATGGGTTGGTGTTGTAGTTGTTCGTTAAGGAGAGCTCCGCTCACTATTATCCtccattttaacaaaacaaccACATATTAACAGTACCTCAGTTCATTGATAGATCAACAGGGCATGCAACAGGTCGAGCTGGTAAAGTTTAagagcgccctctgctggatcATAAAGAAAACTGCTTCAAATGGTCTGACACAGACTGCAGCCTACATTCCAGCAGCTCATTACAGCTTGAATATGAACTTTTCACCCCTGTGACAATAAAAAGGGGAATCACACAGGTATTCATTACTGCAAGAGTAAATATAATCAAAACAGTATAGTGAAAATTAACAGGTAACAACAGATAGGTAGGATTAGTCTGTAAAACCAGTCATCTAGGAAGTAGAcgagtgactgtgtgtgtgtgtgtgtgtgtgtgtgtgtgtgtgtgtgtgtgtgtgtgtgtgtgtgtgtgtgtgtgtgtgtgtgtgtgtgtgtcaaggtAAATGAACCAAGAAAGCAATGCAGGAGTGTTTTGGGGAGAGGAGAGCCTGGCACACTGGGTCCAGGTGTGTCTCATCCTGCTAATCAGGAACTTCCCCTGCAGACAGATCACAGCAGTAACAAGAGCAGCAAAGCAGAGGAACCATCACAACCCCACATTCAAActaatgtttaaatttaaaataagcaGTGACAGCCCCTAGTGCATGCACTTGCATGTGTTTGATCATTAATTCTCAATGTATTTCTGAATCATCCTTGAGGTCCTGATTATACTGGAACTGATGGTATTCAGATGATCTATGTTTCTATCTTGTATTACAGGTATTTGCTCATCGCCTGGCCTCTGTGGTACCGCTCCAGACGGACCATAAAGAGTTCATTGGTGGTCTGTGTTGTGGTCTGGGTCTTAACTTTGGTCGTCAACTGTTCTGTCCTATTCATTGCCAGTGAACTCACGCCCATTGGAataatcctcctcctccccttccccgTGCTCATCTTCTCTGTGGTTGGGATCTTTAAAGGCCTGTCTGCTGCCATCTCGGTCTCCTCCGAGGAAAAACAACGAATTGTTGGAGCAACAATTCTGGTGTTGCTTAATTACACACTGCTGTTTCTGCCTTTCATAATTGGTACCATAACACCAAATTTTATTACGACTAACCCTTTGGCATTCATCTTCTTCAATCCTCTTGGAGACTTGgttctgtatgttttcatgAGAAAAGGGGCTGTAGACAAGATTTTAGCCTCTGTGTGTTGTTGCAGGatggaaacacagcagcagatcaTTGCTGTAAATGATGATAGCATGAGGACAGTCAGCTCTGTGTAGGGAGAGAAAGTTATcagagtaaaggaaggaagaaattcAGACAgtcaatttaaaagaaaaagtttctGTAGAAGCTCTGCCTCTTAGAATTTAAGCTCATATACTCATTTGCAACagcaaatgttgtgttttatggttATATGTAGGCATGTTGTTTATATGataattccagtttatttcattattgcaTATTTCCCATAAATGTGGTTTTATGAGTCACGCTCGCTTTGCTGCCTTATTATAGAGATTCAGGGAAACAAGAACTCAATCAAAACTTTcccaagacaagacaagacacgATTTTAACATTGTTAATTTCAATTGCTTGTTTTGAAGTCTTAATGAAAGTAAACATAGAAACTAGTTGCCTGTAGCAGCCATTACGGCTCATTTCTTAGGGATCTACATCCAGGACAGATTGCAGTTTCTTTACATGTGTGAGGCTTTGGCTGcctttacatttattcaagCTCATGCTACAAAGGTAGACAAGAGATGTtgtataaagatgttttttattcttaaatgtgacatttctattgctgttttcattttggtttttacttagtcatttactttttatgttttattcatgtatattgattttatattcatatcGGTAATAGTTGCTTTAATTGACaccttgtcttttttccccatgatTTTCATTACTTTATTGTATGTTATGTGTGTACAGCACTTTGTAACTCTGTTTTTGAAAAGCACCATATAAATAGTTAAAATTATGATATACTATTCAAATGCATTCCTGCctatcttttttcccctcctcagATAAGATGTAGATAATCACAAAGCTACTGGGTGTCATCACTCAACATATATATTGTAGCCTGTTTGcatgaagagaaaacaacatCACACTTGCTGCAGCTTTCAAAGGTAAAATTCATGTCacattgcttttaaaaaaatgtgtgtactGTTGACTCATAAATGAAAAGTACACCAAAGTCTCAACAAGTGCCGTTTACTTAGGAtgcaacagaaaataacaaaacataattCAGTAACAACTTAGCACATGTACAGGGTAGTAGCCATCTTGGAAATTGTATCTCACTCTAACTCTACTGCGTATCACCGTCTTTACATCACTACGGTGCCGCCTTGTGGTATAAAGTAGCAATTACATAAATGAAGAACAACAATGTGCATACAGTTATTGTTAACATTGCTCTGTGGATAGATATAAGTACATaatgttttatgacatttataACATACGATTTATAAGAAAGgtaacagaaataaatgaatatgcaCACTGATATACAGATGaatatttgacacaatggataatatcacaagcttttaaaatacaacacattattaAACATGTACTATGCAGGactttaatttgaatttaaatagaACGGTCTATacctgctctatatgtaaaataccttgagatgactttttttgtgatttggcgctatataaataaagactgattgattgattgattgattgattgattgattgattgattgattgattgattgattgatttgttggtttgtgtttgtagtatttgcagtattcaAAGCCTCCTCCCCAACtctgtgagaaagagagaaagagagagtgagagagagagagaaaacagtggTGGTTGAGTGAGCTATAGTGTGAATAAAGAGAGTGAGCAACACTGAAGAGAACAAAACGAGAGGAGAGACGAGGTCAGATGTAACCTCATCACTATGCTACGAGTCCTGACCTCACATCCTATGAGCTTTTAGCTTGGGGCTACACACCTACTGCACAAAGGTTGATGCCCAGAAGTGTCCTGAACGCAGCaaagtaatatgaaaataataatttacaggCAGAGGACAGAGTCTCTGTGGATAAATAGACTGCCAAACACTAGTGGGTTATAAGtgtatatattgtttattaGGAAGGTCCCGGATAGTATACATTTAAAATCTCTTCAGGTACACCATAGAGACCAACTACTCAAACTGGACTAATGTATGACATCACAGACAACAGCTGAGAGGGAAACAGCAAAGACCCTGAAGACCGTAGACACATCGACAGCATTAATAAGTTCTTAAGGCATTTTTTGGTTTCTCAtacattgtatttaattatttgattgTTCCTACTTATAATTAATGTAAGTCAATTCCTAactgtattttgtatgtattgtatattcCACAATGGTATTGTTATTTATGTAGCATTTAATATGTGGATGCAAACACAATTTTCTTCACAATATTTATAAAGTTGATGTTGACTTTGTGTCACTTGTTAGATGATGTTCACTGTGTGTCACACTGAGCtccaatacattaaaataaaatagaaacacattaGGAGAATAGTATCAGGAAGCAGTGACTcataaaacacacttaaaataaGTAAGTCATGATTTAACATgcagccagagtcataaagaacaatcttcatcaacaagaagaacaaggagtcctgtAGCTGATGGTTTGgcccccacagagccctgatctcaacatcatggagtcagtctgggattacatgaagagacagaagcagctgagatgcTGAAATctacagaagaagaaggacttTGCCAACTTCTCCAAGATGGAGGAACAACAACCGACCTGCCGAGTacctgaaaaactgtgtgcaggtgtacgaggagaactgctgctgtaTTAAAGGGAAAGCTGCTCACAACAAATACTGATTTCATTTAAGTTTCTGCTCTTTATTCAACTTTATAATAAGTTAACtgataaataaacaactaatgatattatttttgaaggcatcctcactttacttttagtgtttaaaacacacaaacacaggcaaacagtatgcagtatttatttatctagAAAACTCaggaagctcaactgctgaaaTATCTGATAAGAAGTTTGTATGTGTCAGATATTGACtttaacattaaacttacaGGAAGCAGAGTCACATGTGTCACATTCCATATAACACTCTGGGAaattaccaggcggggagttccggtcctctgaaatgatgccaacgcggaagtaatttaaaactgcatt encodes:
- the LOC133991886 gene encoding G-protein coupled receptor 4-like isoform X2, encoding MIIICPPLIKLAIYYLYSLVRHNHIAPIYVINLLISDLIQLCCMATMLGKPKLDWVNIIVSIHLIGVMASVGFMVCISLERYLLIAWPLWYRSRRTIKSSLVVCVVVWVLTLVVNCSVLFIASELTPIGIILLLPFPVLIFSVVGIFKGLSAAISVSSEEKQRIVGATILVLLNYTLLFLPFIIGTITPNFITTNPLAFIFFNPLGDLVLYVFMRKGAVDKILASVCCCRMETQQQIIAVNDDSMRTVSSV
- the LOC133991886 gene encoding G-protein coupled receptor 4-like isoform X1, which gives rise to MEEQYSNNMLQNNSSHGRDVFELPIRLRIECWIVIVIGLPLIILAIYYLYSLVRHNHIAPIYVINLLISDLIQLCCMATMLGKPKLDWVNIIVSIHLIGVMASVGFMVCISLERYLLIAWPLWYRSRRTIKSSLVVCVVVWVLTLVVNCSVLFIASELTPIGIILLLPFPVLIFSVVGIFKGLSAAISVSSEEKQRIVGATILVLLNYTLLFLPFIIGTITPNFITTNPLAFIFFNPLGDLVLYVFMRKGAVDKILASVCCCRMETQQQIIAVNDDSMRTVSSV